The following is a genomic window from Methanobrevibacter ruminantium.
TATAAAATAAAATAATATTAAATGTTTTATTTAAACAAATGAAATATAAAAAATTTAGAATTGACGAATATGTTATTGCATGAACAAGCATTCCAATTAATCGGTGAAGGAGTCGTACTATTAATTTTGCTGATAGTAATCATCCTAATTGTAGGGCTTATACTCGGAATAATTCTAGTTAGGAAAAATAAGCTGGTATTGCCATCAGTTATAATATTTATTGTAAATGTATTTTACTCTCCATTGAAGAGTTTTGCAAATCTTTTAGGCCTTGATGATGCTTTTGTTGACCATATTGGGATTGAAGTAAGGAATAAGGTAAATAAAAAGAAGTTTGATGAGATTCCTCCTGAAGACAAAATCATAGTGTTGCCCCATTGCTTAAGGTCTGCTCATTGTGAAGCTAGCTTAAAGGAAACTGGTGTTTTATGCACACATTGTGGAAAATGTGCAATTGGTGTAATTAAGGAAAAGGCTGAACCGATGGGATATAGGGTTTTCATTGTGCCAGGTTCCAGTTTCGTTAAGAAGATCATTCAACATAATAAGTTCAAATCCGTTGTAGGCGTTGCTTGTCATGTGGACTTGAATCAAACCATGATGGCCTTGTCGGATTTTGCTCCTCAAGGAGTTCTTTTATCTTCATCAGGTTGCTTTGAAACAAAGGTGGACGTTTCAAAAGTGCTTGAGACAATTGGTTATTACGATTTTAAAAAACAAGAAGAAAAACGTTAAATAAGGTGAAAATATGCCTGAAAATGATATAAATCCATTTTTTACCATTAAGAAAGTAAGAGAAGGGGATGAATTGAAAATGGATCAGAAATTCATTAAGATCAGAATGAATTCAAATAAGGTTATTGCTATCCATTATAAAGCCCCTATGGAAAGAACAATTGAATTAGAGATGTTCTTTGAAAATTTCAATCCTATTGACAGAATCAATTATGATATAGGAGGAACAGGTTGGGTTGGCGCAAACTTCAGAGGTCTTATTGACGGTAAGGACGATTCATTGCCAATTGATTATGATTATAAGATTCTTATGTTGGAAGAATACAAATGCCCCACTAAGGTAGAACTTAAGAACCTAAAGAGAAGCTCTAAATTTAGGCCTAATTTTACTTTAGCTGACTCTTAAACTTTATTATATTGGAGGAAAATCATGAACAGTAAAAGGACAGCCTTTATTGCTATTGCAGTATTGGCAATTGTAATTAGTTCATTAGGTGCTGTTTCAGCATTTGAATTGTTTGGAATGAACTTATTTGGAGGCCCTACAACAGACTTTGACAATAAGTTTATGTCCGGCACATTTAATGGTGATATGACTCAAAATAACATAAGTGAAGATAACTTAACCAAAG
Proteins encoded in this region:
- a CDS encoding DUF116 domain-containing protein is translated as MLLHEQAFQLIGEGVVLLILLIVIILIVGLILGIILVRKNKLVLPSVIIFIVNVFYSPLKSFANLLGLDDAFVDHIGIEVRNKVNKKKFDEIPPEDKIIVLPHCLRSAHCEASLKETGVLCTHCGKCAIGVIKEKAEPMGYRVFIVPGSSFVKKIIQHNKFKSVVGVACHVDLNQTMMALSDFAPQGVLLSSSGCFETKVDVSKVLETIGYYDFKKQEEKR